The DNA sequence CCATGCCGTCCTTCGTGCTCACCGAGGATCCAGACACCGACGAGCAGTACTACCGCGCCGAGGTCTTCCTGCGTCGCGGCGGTCAGTCCTACGACGTCTACGGCTACGACCAACAGGACATCATCAGCGACATCCTCGACCAGTTCGAGAAGTACCTGAACTTCCTGCATATCTCGCCCGGCAGCCTGCCCTGGAAGATGGGCGAACACGACGAGATGCTCAGCAACGAGCCCGACGCGCCGAAACCCACCCCGTGACGCGGCAAAACAGGGGAAGTTCATCTATATAGATACAGGGCCATTCGCCTTGCCACCCGGAAGGCTGCGACCAAACGGTCACCGTTCCGGCGACGGCGCCACGCTTGGCGCATGACCCGGCCCATGCTAGGTTTGCGCCTCGCCAGGAGGGCGAGCAGTCGGCCGGAGCGCAATTTACACAGAAAAGACCAGGCACAGCGCTGGTCCGAGAAGAGGAAGCTCAATGGCCGAGGCCATACCCGCCCTGGAAATTCGCAACCTGCACAAGCGTTACGGCGATCTGGAAGTACTCAAGGGCATCTCGTTGACTGCGCGCGACGGCGATGTGATTTCTATCCTCGGCTCATCCGGCTCCGGAAAGTCGACGTTCTTGCGCTGCATCAATCTGCTGGAAAACCCCAACGAAGGCGAAATTCTCGTCGCCGGGGAACAGCTGCACCTCAAGCGCGCCAAAGACGGCGACCTGGTTGCGGCAGACGCCAAACAGATCAACCGGATGCGCAGCAAGCTCGGTTTCGTATTCCAGAATTTCAACCTCTGGCCGCACATGAGCGTGCTCGACAACATCATCGAGGCACCGCGCCGGGTGCTCGGCCAGAGCAAGGCCGAAGCCACCGAAGTGGCTGAGGCGCTGCTGGCCAAGGTCGGCATCGCCGACAAACGCCACGTCTATCCAAACCAGCTTTCCGGTGGCCAACAGCAACGGGCTGCGATTGCGCGCACCCTGGCGATGCAGCCGCAGGTGATCCTGTTCGACGAGCCGACCTCGGCACTCGATCCGGAAATGGTACAAGAAGTGCTTGCAGTGATTCGGTCGCTGGCCGAAGAGGGTCGCACCATGCTGCTGGTCACCCATGAAATGAACTTCGCCAAACAGGTATCCAGTGAGGTGGTCTTCCTCCATCAGGGCCTGGTCGAAGAGCAAGGAACGCCGGAGCAGGTGTTCGACAACCCCCAATCGGCACGCTGTAAACAGTTCATGTCCAGTCATCGCTAATGGAGCAACACCGCATGAAAAGCTATAAGAAGATTCTGCTGACTGCCGCCGCCACCCTGATGCTCGGCGCCAATGCCTTTGCCGCCGACAAGCTACGCATCGGCACCGAAGGCGCCTACCCGCCCTTCAACCTGATCGACGCCAGCGGCCAGGTGGTCGGCTTCGATCTGGACATCGCCCACGCGCTCTGCGCCAAGATGGAAGTCGAGTGCGAAGTAGTGACCTCCGATTGGGATGGCATCATTCCCGCGCTGAACGCCGGCAAATTCGACTTCCTCGCCGCCTCCATGTCGGTCACCGAGGAACGCAAGAACGCTGTCGATTTCACCGACCACTACTACACCAACAAGCTGCAGTTCGTGGCGCCCAAGTCGGTGGACTTCAAGACCGACAAGGACTACCTGGACGGCAAAGTGATCGGTGCCCAGCGCGCAACCATCGCCGGCACCTGGCTGGAAGACAACATGGACGACGTGGTCGACATCAAGCTCTACGACACCCAGGAAAACGCCTATCTCGACCTGGCCTCCGGCCGCGTCGACGGCATCCTCGCCGACTCCTTCGTGCAGTGGGAATGGCTCAAGAGCGATGCCGGCAAGGACTTCGAATTCAAGGGCGAGCCGGTATTCGATGACGACAAGATCGCCATGGCCGTGCGCAAGGGCAACGATGAACTGCGTGAGAAGCTGAACAAGGCGCTGGCGGAAATCATCGCTGACGGCACTTACGAGAAACTCAACGCCAAGTACTTCCCCTTCAACATTTACTGATCCGTCTGAACCGAAGCCCGACCGCCAGATCTGGTAGGTCGGGCTTTGGTGTTTGAGCCCATATGATTCCCGACCTTCATGGATTCGGTCCGGCGCTGATCGCTGGCACCTGGATGACCATTCAGCTGGCCCTCGCGGCGCTGGCCCTCGGCCTTGTGCTAGGGCTGCTTGGTGCACTCGCCAAGACCTCTCCGTTCGCGACGCTGCGCTGGATTGGCGGCACTTACTCCACCATCGTACGCGGCATCCCCGAACTGCTCTGGGTACTGCTGATCTATTTCGGCACCATCGGCTTGGTACGCGGCATCGGTGAGATCTTTGGTATCGAAAATCTCGCACTCAGTCCCTTCGTCGCCGGCACCATCGCCCTCGGCCTTTGCTTTGGCGCTTATGCCACCGAGGTCTTCCGTGGCGCATTGCTGGCCATTCCCAAGGGTCATCGCGAAGCGGGACTGGCGCTGGGCCTGGGCAAGCGGCGGATCTTCATGCGCTTGATCCTGCCGCAGATGTGGCGCCTGGCCCTGCCCGGCCTGGGTAACCTGTTCATGATCCTGATGAAAGACACTGCGCTGGTATCGGTGATCGGCCTGGAAGAGATCATGCGTAGCTCCCAGATCGCCGTGACCGCCAGCAAGGAGCCCTTTACCTTCTTCGTGGTCGCCGCCTTCATCTACCTCGGCTTGACTGTCATCGCCATGACCGGCATGTACTTTCTCGAAAAACGTGCCGGACGCGGCTTTGTCAGGAGCGCGGCATGAGCTGGGAATTATTCATCAAGTGGCTGCCAGACTTTCTCGAAGGCGCCTGGCTTACTCTGCAGCTGGTCGGCGTTTCGGTCATCGCCGGGCTGATTCTCGCGTTGCCGCTGGGCATCGCACGGTCCTCGCGCATGCTTGCGGTGCGGGCACTGCCTTACGGGTACATCTTCTTCTTCCGTGGCACGCCGTTGCTGGTGCAGCTGTTTCTCGTCTATTACGGCATGGCGCAGTTCGAGGCCGTGCGCCAGAGTGTGCTCTGGCCGTATCTGCGTGATCCTTACTGGTGCGCGATCATCACCATGACGCTACATACCGCCGCCTATATCGCCGAAATCCTGCGGGGCGCGATCCAGAACGTGCCGGCAGGCGAGGTCGAAGCCGCGCGGGCGCTGGGCATGTCTCGCCCCCAGGCCCTTTGGCACATCATCCTGCCTCGCGCCGCACGCATTGGCCTGCCGGCCTACAGCAACGAGGTGATTCTGATGCTCAAGGCCAGCGCCCTGGCCAGCACCATCACCTTGCTGGAACTGACCGGCATGGCACGCAAGATCGCCGCACGCACCTATATGCATGAGGAAATGTTCCTCACCGCCGGCCTGATCTATCTGGTTATCGCCTTCGTGCTGATGCAGGGCTTCAAGCTGCTCGAGCGCTGGCTGCGGGTGGATGCCTGCCAGGGGCGCTGATCTCGATACATGCCTCTTCGCCTACGGAGCGAAGAGGCTTTCGCAGCTGAATCCTGTCCTATCCGTGCGGTCAGACGGACACCTGAACCAACCACGAGATCGCCCATGTCAGTCGATATTCAACGCATCGAAAAGGACCAGCTCGCCTGCTGGCGCATCCGCCGTGGCGACGACGAACTGCTGATCGCCGAACAGGGCGCGCAGATACTCAGCTACCGCCAGGGCGATGCGCCGCCCCTCATCTGGCTCAGCGAGGAAGCGGCCTTCCAGCAAGGCCAGTCGGTACGCGGCGGCGTGCCGATATGCTGGCCCTGGTTCGGCGATCTGGGGCGCAACCCCGAAGATGTGCAAGCGATGTATCAGGGCGAAGCCGAAGCACCCTTCCACGGACTGGTTCGCGGCCTGGACTGGCAGCTGGAGCAACAGCGCTGCGAAGGCGGCACCGCCGTCCTCGAATTCGTTTGCCCGCAAGCCCAGGGAGCGCTGCCCGGCTGGCCCCACAGGGTCGAACTGACGCTGCAGATCCGCCTCGACGAGCGCCTGCATATCGCACTGATCAGCCGCAATCTGGGCGCTCAGCCCGTCGCTCTCAGCCAGGCGCTGCACACCTATTTTGCCGTTGGCGATATCCATCAGGTGTCCGTGGAAGGCCTGGATGGCGCTCGCTATATCGACACCCTGGAAAACTGGCAGCATCGCCAGCAGCAGGGCGAGCTGCGCTACGAGGGCGAGACAGACCGCATCTACCTGGACCTACCGCCTACGCTGAGCCTGAGCGACCCGCTGCTGAATCGCCGGATTACTCTACAAACCCAGGGTTCGCGCTCGGCCGTGCTGTGGAATCCCTGGATCGCCAAGGCGCAGCGCCTGTCACAGTTCGCCGACGATGCCTGGCAGCGGATGGCCTGCATCGAAACTGCCAATGCGATGGACGACCGGGTACGCCTCGAAGCAGGCGACAGCCACACCCTCGCAGTCTCCATCAGCAGCGAATCACTCTAGGGGTCTACCGTTTTTTAGCATTGGATGCGCCCACTACCGGCGCTCTTCGTAGGGTGCGCTCCGCGCACCGAAAGCTGAGCTCAGTGGTAACCCCGCTCAGCTAACGAGTTCTTGATCTCGATATCTCGGTGCGCAGAGCGCAGAGCGCACCCTACGTCTGCCGCGGGTCGGGATCCAGCAGTACCAGCCGCTCTTCGAGCAATGCCGGAAACCGCTTGAACCACGTCTGGTTCAGCGGCGACGGATGCGGCAAGGGATAGAGCCTGAAGGCGCGCTTCGCACCGTCCGCCGCCTGCAGCTCGACCTCGACGGAAGCGCTGAAACGGCCCTCGCTCTGCCAGAACTGCTCGAGACGCTGGCGTACCTCGGCGGGCTGATCGATACCGAACCAGAGGAAGGCCTCGCGGCCTAGCGTGATGATCGCTTCGCCGTGCCAGCTTTCGATGAGCAACTGGCGCATCTGCGGAAGAAAGCGGCGCTTGACCTTCATCGACCAGGCCTTGTTGCCGACCGGCTTGTACGGCACGGTGTTGATCCAAAAGAATCTTTCACTGAGCGTACGCCCGGCTTCGAAGTCCGGCATGTCTTCGCCATGCAGATGCCGGTAGAGCACCTTGCGCACCAGTTGCCCGCCGCTGCCGATGAACGGCTCGCCATGGCGAACTTCCTCCCGTCCCGGATCACGACCGAAGAAGGCGATCGGCGCATCGGCGTCGCCCAGGCCGATGATGGGTTCGAGCGGGTCTTTACCGAAGCGCTGGTACACCTCGACATCAATACCCTCGGTATCTGCGGCGAGTTCGCGAAAAGCCTGGCGTTGCCCCTGATTCACAGTCACTGGCATTGGCCTCGTTCAAAAGTCGCTCTCGTCCACCAACGCCACGTTTGCGGCAGTCAGCGCGTATGCCGCATCGGCCAGATCATTGCTGACCGGCTCGATCTGCAGCATGCCGTCCACCCAAAGGGGCGCATAGATGTCTTCCAGCATGATGCCGGCCGGATAGCGAACCAACACGATCTGATTGGGTGGCGGCGGCGGAACGTGAATGCAAGCACCCGGATAAGGCACCAGAAAGAACTCGGTGCTGCGGCCCCTGCTGTCGGTTTCCAGCGGCACTGGATAACCGCCGAGGCGGATCTGCTGGCCGTTCAGTGATGGCACTGTCTTAGCCGAATACATTACCTCGGGTAAGCCGCGCCCTTGCTTGAGCCCACCCTGATCGCTGAAGCCATCGGTCTCAGGAGAGTCGTGCTCGATCTCTGGCATCTCCTCCAATGCCTTGCGGTCCTCGGCCGGCATCAGTTCGAGCCAGTCGAGTTCGTCCGGAGCCGCTTGAACGAGGGTTGAGACGCACAGCAAAAGAGGCAGGATGATCGAGCGCATGAGAACCGAGGGGTAGTGAAATCGGGGCCGCCCGAAGCGCGGCCCCGGACGAATCAGTGTTTACGGCTGGTCACCATGCCATAGATCACCAGCAGGATGATCGCACCGACCACCGCGCCGATAAAGCCGGCACCTTCGCCAGCCTCGTACAGGCCGAGCGCTTGGCCGCCATAGGTGGCGAGCAGCGAACCGCCGATACCCAGCAGGATGGTCATGATCCAGCCCATGCTGTCGTTGCCGGGCTTCAGGAAGCGTGCGATGAGGCCCACGATCAGGCCGATGATGATGGTTCCGATGATGCCCATTGGCAGTCTCCCTCAGGTCCGAAAAATACGCGTTACGTATCTTCGGACCGGAGAGGGGCTAGGCAGTTCGCCACTGAATACCCCAGGCCAGACGGCCGGTGATCAGTCGCGGTCGATCAGCGACTCGACCGCGGTGATCTGCCGATCAAGCGTGGCGCGGTCCGGGCAGCGCAACGTTGCGTGACCGACTTTGCGTCCGACCTTGAACGCCTTGCCATAGTGATGCAGGTGGCAGTCCTCGACCGCGATGACCTTCGCCACTGGCGGCACTTCGCCGATGAAGTTGAGCATGGCGCTTTCGCCCAGTTTCGCCGTCGAGCCCAGCGGCAAGCCGGCCACCGCACGCAGGTGATTCTCGAACTGGCTGCACTCGGCGCCTTCGATGGTCCAGTGACCGGAGTTGTGCACGCGCGGCGCTATCTCGTTGGCCTTGAGGCCGCCGTCCACCTCGAAGAACTCGAAGGCCAGCACGCCGACATAATCCAGCTCTGTCAGCACCCGCCCGACGTAATCCTCGGCCAGCGACTGCAGTGGATGATTGCTGCTGGCCACCGACAACCGCAGGATGCCGTCTTCGTGAGTGTTGTGGACCAGCGGATAGAAACAGGTCTCGCCGTCGCGAGCGCGCACGGCGATCAACGACACCTCACCGCTGAACGGCACGAAGCCTTCCAGAATGCACGGCACGCTGCCCAGCTCGGCAAAAGCACTGCTGACGTCGGACTGTTTGCGCAGCACCTTCTGGCCCTTGCCGTCATAGCCCAGGGTGCGCGTCTTGAGCACGGCCGGCAGGCCGATGCTGGCCGCGGCGGCATCGAGATCGGCTTGGGACTGGATATCGGCGAAGGCCGGCGTAGGGATGCCAAGGTCCTTGAACATCGACTTCTCGAACCAGCGATCACGGGCGATACGCAGCGCATCGGCGCTCGGATAGACCGGCACGAACTGCGAGAGGAAGGCCACGGTCTCGGCGGGCACGCTCTCGAACTCGAAGGTCACCAGATCCACTTCATCGGCCAGCTGACGCAGGTGATCCTGATCGCCATAGTCGGCACGCAGGTGCTCGCCGAGCGCCGCGGCGCAGGCGTCCGGCGCCGGATCGAGAAAGGCGAAGTTCATGCCCAGCGGCGTTCCTGCCAGGGCGAGCATGCGGCCGAGCTGGCCGCCACCGATCACGCCGATCTTCATTTATGCGTTCCTCGGATCCGGATTATCGAGCACGGTCTGGGTTTGTTCGTCGCGGAATTTCTTCAACGCAACGTGATATTCAGGGAATTCGTGACCGATGATGCTCGCCGACAATAAAGCGGCGTTGACCGCGCCCGCCTTGCCGATGGCCAGGGTCGCGACCGGCACGCCAGCGGGCATCTGCACGATGGACAGCAGCGAGTCGACACCCGAGAGCATCGACGATTGCACCGGTACGCCCAGCACCGGCAGATGAGTCTTGGCCGCGCACATGCCTGGCAGATGCGCCGCGCCGCCGGCACCGGCAATGATCACCCGTAGCCCCCGTTCTTCCGCCTGCTCGGCGTACTGGAACAGTAGATCGGGCGTGCGGTGTGCGGACACCACGGTGACTTCATGCGGAATGCCGAGTTTTTCCAGCATCTCGGCGGTGTGGCTGAGGGTGGACCAATCGGACTTGGAGCCCATGATCACGCCTACCAGTGCGGTCATCGTCGTGCCTCTCGTCGTGCGCTGCGCAGCGCTACAAAAACGACAAGCCACGCACTGGGAGCGTGGCTTGCATGCAGGGCAAACCAGCGAAGGCGCTGGTTCGAAGGCGCGGCATTATACCGGAAAGCCACGCATGTCGCGCCTGCGGCTTGACAGCCGGACGGCTGCATGAAGGCCGCTCATCTTCGATGCCGTAACGAATGTCACTAAGCGGAACACCGCACGCCTGCCACGACAATGACGAGCCCCGCCCCGAACGCTGGCAGGCAAGCCCTCATGATAGCCAGCGCTGCTTCCGGCCAGGCTTGGTATGCTCCTCGCGTACCGTATCGGAGGTGCCGTGTTCTCATTGAAGCGCCAGGGCGATTTTCGCCTGCAATTGAGCCGTACGCTGACCAAGCCGGGGCGTCATCAGGTCGAGCTGTACCTGTTCACCCCCCATGAGACCACCTTTTCCACCCGCGCCCTGACCGAAGAGCAGTTCTTTCACAGCGCCCTGACCCACCGCTTTCGGCTGCTGGGCCTGCCGGCCCAGGACCGGGCCAGCAAGCTGGATACCTCCTATTCGCTGCTGTCGCCGCACTACGAAATCATGCATGGGGCCTCGTTCTTCCAGTTCCAGGCGTCTTTGGATCGCCTGCGTCAGCAGTTGCAGGGCAAGGCGACAGCCGAGCCGCTGGCACGTGCCCTGCGGCTCAGCCAGAACTACGCCCAGCGCCTGCGCAAGGCCGAGCCGAAGCAGAGCAAGCAATCGCGCTACTTTCGCCAGGTGGATATCTATTTTTCCTGGCTCGCGGAACAGTTCCTGCTGGAAAGCATGACCCTGGAAGGCTACGCGGACCTCGACGAAGAGCTGCAACAGGCGGTGCACGAATTCCTCCATCAAGAACGCCGCTACCGCGCCGAACGTGACTATCTCAGCGACTTCCAGGGGGCACCGACCCGCGTCTGGAACCGCATGAGCCTTTATTTACGGCTGCTGGAGTACCCGGTGGTGCTGCGCCAGAAGCTCACCGAGCTGGGCGCCGGTACCCGCAAGCTGGTGAAGGCGGCTTCCACCATGCTGATCATGTCGCTGTTCACATACTTTCTGTTCAACGTGCGCGACGCCAGTCAGAAAATGTCCCTGGCGCTGCTGGTGGGTATCGCGCTGGTTTACGCGGTGCGCGACCTGCTGCGCGACGACCTGATCGACACCGTCACGCGCTGGCTGCGCAAGGGCAAGCCGCGCTGGAAGATCCGTCTGCTAATGCCCTACACCCAGGCGTCCATGGCCCAGCAGCTGGTCTGGCTCGACTACCGCAAGCTGTCCGAGCTGAGCAAGGCCGTGCGCGAGCATTCCGGCAAGTGGGCCACCAACGAGGAGCGGCAGATCGTCTGGTACCGCTCATGGCTGCACCTGGAAAAGGCGGCGCTGGTACAGGACGAGCTCCAGGAACGCCTTATCCTCGATTGCGAGCCGCTGTGCGCAATGATCCAGGCCAGCCATCAGCAACTGTTCGAGTGGAAGGAAGCAGAGGACCAGCCAGTGGCCATCCAGGCGCACACCATCGAAAAGCAGCACGACTACAACCTGCTGCTGGTGCATCGACAGCCGGGACAGGAAGCTACTGTGGCACAGCGCTGGACGCTGCGCCTGGGTGCCGGGGGCATCGTGCGTTGTGTGAACAAGTCGGTGAACTGGCCCGAGCTACCAAAACGACGCCTATGGCGGCGGGCCTGACTGCACGCTCCAGCCGCTCGCCAATGCCGCATGAATGGTCGCTGACAGAACTGCGACACAAATCTCGTCGCTACCCGCCACCCTCCAACCGGCGCCACAGCAGCCGCACCGCCGCCTTGCGCACCAGCGCGCAGCGATACAGGCGGATTTCCAGCGGCAGGCGCCAGGTTTCGTCGGCGCACTCCACCAATTCGCCGCGCTGCAGTTCGGCGGTGATGCTCAGGCGCGGCACCCAGGCTACGCCGAGGCCTTGCAAAGCCATGCTTTTCAGGCTGTCGGCCATGGCGGTTTCGTACACCGTGGTGTAGCGCAGCCGGCGCTGGCGCAGCAGGCCGTTGACCGAGCGACCGAGAAACGCGCCGGCACTGTAGGCCAGTAGCGGCACGCTCTGGCCACTGTTCAGGTCGAATAACGGGCTGCCCTGCCTATCGACGGCGCAGATCGGCAACATCTCGCTGTTGGCCAAGTGCTGGGAGGGGAAGATGTCCGCATCCAGCTGCAGCGCGGCGTCGGGATCGTGATAAGCCAGCATCAGGTCACAGGCACCTTCGCGCAGGGCGTGCACCGCTTCGCCCACATTGGTCGCCATCAGGCGGGTGCTGGGGCTCAGGCCCAGCTCACGCAGGCCGGCAATCCATTGTGGAAAAAACCCAAGCGCCAGCGAGTGTGCCGCCGAAACCTGCAGCACCTCGCCCTGCTGGCCTTCCAGGTGATGCAGGTGACGCAGCACCTCGCCGAGCTGTTCGACCAGGCTACGTGCAGTGATCAGAAACAGCTGACCGGCCTCGGTCAACTCGATCGGCGTTCGCGTGCGGTTCACCAGTGTGATGCCGAGGCTATTCTCGAGACTGCGAATGCGGCGGCTGAACGCCGGCTGGGTCACGAAGCGCCGCTCGGCCGCTTGGGAAAAACTTCGCGTTGCCGCCAGAGTGACGAAGTCTTCCAGCCATTTCGTTTCGATGTTCATGCCGGCTCCTGGCAGGCGTGGGAAAGGTCCGATCGTGCGTCGCAATAACGCTCCAGAGCGAAACGGCGTCACATCATCGTTATGCCGATCATGCATGACCCAGCGTTTAACGGCATTGGCCGGAAATGGGCCTCAGGCCCTATGGTAGCGGCCTTCGCGGCTAATGCCGCTTTCTCTCGGAAGAGATTCCTCATGTCCTCCGCTGCATCGTTCCGACTCGAAAAAGACCTGCTCGGCTCCCTTGAAGTACCCGCTGACGCCTACTACGGCATCCAAACCCTGCGCGCCGTTCATAACTTCCGCCTCTCCGGCGTGCCGCTGGCGCATTACCCGAAACTGGTGGTCGCGCTGGCGATGGTCAAGCAGGCAGCAGCGGATGCCAACCGCGAGTTGGGCCATCTGAGCGACGCCAAGCACCTGGCCATCAGCCAGGCCTGCGCGCAGCTAATTCGTGGTGATTTTCACGACCAGTTCGTGGTGGACATGATCCAGGGCGGCGCCGGCACCTCGACCAACATGAACGCCAACGAGGTGATCGCCAACCTGGCGCTGGAATACATGGGCCATGCCAAGGGCGAGTATCGCCACCTGCACCCGAACAACGACGTGAACATGGCGCAGTCGACCAACGATGCCTACCCCACGGCCATTCGCCTGGGCCTGCTGCTCGGCCACGACACCCTGCTGGCCAGCCTAGACAGCCTGGTCGGCGCCTTCGCCGACAAGGGTGCGGAATTCGCCCACGTGCTCAAGATGGGCCGCACCCAGCTGCAGGACGCGGTGCCGATGACCCTCGGCCAGGAATTCCGCGCCTTCGCCACCACGCTTGGTGAAGACCTTGAGCACCTGCGCCTGATCGCGCCGCAGCTGCTGGTCGAAGTGAACCTCGGCGGCACCGCCATCGGTACCGGCATCAACGCTGACCCGAACTATCAGGCCCTGGCCGTGCAACGCCTGGCGACCATCAGTGGGCATCCGCTGAAACCCGCTGCCGACCTCATCGAAGCCACCTCTGACATGGGCGCCTTCGTCACCTTCTCGAGCATGCTCAAGCGTCTGGCGGTCAAGCTGTCGAAGATCTGCAACGACCTGCGCTTGCTCTCCAGCGGCCCGCGTACCGGCATCAACGAGATCAACCTGCCGCCACGCCAGCCGGGCAGTTCGATCATGCCGGGCAAGGTCAACCCAGTGATCCCGGAGGCGGTCAACCAAGTCGCCTTCGAGGTGATCGGCAACGATCTGTCGCTGACCATCGCCGCCGAAGCCGGCCAGCTGCAGCTCAACGTCATGGAGCCGCTGATCGCCTTCAAACTGTTCGATTCGATCCGCCTGCTGCAGCGCGCCATGGACATGCTGCGCGAGCATTGCATCGTCGGCATCACGGCGAACGAGGATCGCTGCCGCGAGCTGATGGAGAACTCCATCGGCCTGATCACCGCGCTGAACCCCTACATCGGCTACGAGAATGCCACCCGCATCGCCGGCCAGGCGCTGCTCAGCGGTCGCGGCGTGCTGGAGCTGGTGCGCGAGGAACAACTGCTGGACGACGCCACCCTGGACGACATCCTGCGCCCGGAGAATATGATTGCGCCGCGGCTGGTGCCGCTAAAGGGCTGACGGCATACCGCCTACGTGCTGCTTGCCCCACGGCTTCCGCGAGCGGGTATGCCGGATCGGATGAAGGCTATAACGCCCGCGCTGACTCAAAGCGCGGGCTTTTTTTGCTCAGCCCATAGCGGCAGAGATGATCATGCACCAACCACAGCCAGAACCGTGATACGGCACAAATCACCGCTTACAGGCCTTGCGTAGAATCCGCCGATTCTTCGGAGGCCCCATGCGCACACTACTCGCCGTTACCATGTTGCTCAGCTCTTTCGTTGCCGCGCCGCTCGCTCAAGCGGAGCTTCCGCAGGGCTACGAAGTAGTGCTGCAAACCGAGAACTTCCCGCCTTTCAACATGGCCGACGACGGCAAAAACTTCGCGCGCGAGCAGAACATCCAAGGCGTCAGCGCGACCACCGTTCGGGAAATGTTCAAGCGCGCCGGCATCGCCTACTCGATGACGCTGCGCTTTCCTTGGGATCGCATCTATCAGTCGACGCTCGATCTGCCCGACCACGGCCTGTTCTCCACGTCCATGACCGATGAGCGCCGACCACTATTCAAATGGGTCGGCCCCATAGCC is a window from the Pseudomonas sp. MTM4 genome containing:
- the purE gene encoding 5-(carboxyamino)imidazole ribonucleotide mutase, producing the protein MTALVGVIMGSKSDWSTLSHTAEMLEKLGIPHEVTVVSAHRTPDLLFQYAEQAEERGLRVIIAGAGGAAHLPGMCAAKTHLPVLGVPVQSSMLSGVDSLLSIVQMPAGVPVATLAIGKAGAVNAALLSASIIGHEFPEYHVALKKFRDEQTQTVLDNPDPRNA
- a CDS encoding D-hexose-6-phosphate mutarotase yields the protein MSVDIQRIEKDQLACWRIRRGDDELLIAEQGAQILSYRQGDAPPLIWLSEEAAFQQGQSVRGGVPICWPWFGDLGRNPEDVQAMYQGEAEAPFHGLVRGLDWQLEQQRCEGGTAVLEFVCPQAQGALPGWPHRVELTLQIRLDERLHIALISRNLGAQPVALSQALHTYFAVGDIHQVSVEGLDGARYIDTLENWQHRQQQGELRYEGETDRIYLDLPPTLSLSDPLLNRRITLQTQGSRSAVLWNPWIAKAQRLSQFADDAWQRMACIETANAMDDRVRLEAGDSHTLAVSISSESL
- a CDS encoding uracil-DNA glycosylase family protein, yielding MTVNQGQRQAFRELAADTEGIDVEVYQRFGKDPLEPIIGLGDADAPIAFFGRDPGREEVRHGEPFIGSGGQLVRKVLYRHLHGEDMPDFEAGRTLSERFFWINTVPYKPVGNKAWSMKVKRRFLPQMRQLLIESWHGEAIITLGREAFLWFGIDQPAEVRQRLEQFWQSEGRFSASVEVELQAADGAKRAFRLYPLPHPSPLNQTWFKRFPALLEERLVLLDPDPRQT
- a CDS encoding ABC transporter permease, which produces MSWELFIKWLPDFLEGAWLTLQLVGVSVIAGLILALPLGIARSSRMLAVRALPYGYIFFFRGTPLLVQLFLVYYGMAQFEAVRQSVLWPYLRDPYWCAIITMTLHTAAYIAEILRGAIQNVPAGEVEAARALGMSRPQALWHIILPRAARIGLPAYSNEVILMLKASALASTITLLELTGMARKIAARTYMHEEMFLTAGLIYLVIAFVLMQGFKLLERWLRVDACQGR
- a CDS encoding ABC transporter substrate-binding protein is translated as MKSYKKILLTAAATLMLGANAFAADKLRIGTEGAYPPFNLIDASGQVVGFDLDIAHALCAKMEVECEVVTSDWDGIIPALNAGKFDFLAASMSVTEERKNAVDFTDHYYTNKLQFVAPKSVDFKTDKDYLDGKVIGAQRATIAGTWLEDNMDDVVDIKLYDTQENAYLDLASGRVDGILADSFVQWEWLKSDAGKDFEFKGEPVFDDDKIAMAVRKGNDELREKLNKALAEIIADGTYEKLNAKYFPFNIY
- a CDS encoding DUF3299 domain-containing protein; the encoded protein is MRSIILPLLLCVSTLVQAAPDELDWLELMPAEDRKALEEMPEIEHDSPETDGFSDQGGLKQGRGLPEVMYSAKTVPSLNGQQIRLGGYPVPLETDSRGRSTEFFLVPYPGACIHVPPPPPNQIVLVRYPAGIMLEDIYAPLWVDGMLQIEPVSNDLADAAYALTAANVALVDESDF
- a CDS encoding LysR substrate-binding domain-containing protein produces the protein MNIETKWLEDFVTLAATRSFSQAAERRFVTQPAFSRRIRSLENSLGITLVNRTRTPIELTEAGQLFLITARSLVEQLGEVLRHLHHLEGQQGEVLQVSAAHSLALGFFPQWIAGLRELGLSPSTRLMATNVGEAVHALREGACDLMLAYHDPDAALQLDADIFPSQHLANSEMLPICAVDRQGSPLFDLNSGQSVPLLAYSAGAFLGRSVNGLLRQRRLRYTTVYETAMADSLKSMALQGLGVAWVPRLSITAELQRGELVECADETWRLPLEIRLYRCALVRKAAVRLLWRRLEGGG
- a CDS encoding ABC transporter permease, which codes for MIPDLHGFGPALIAGTWMTIQLALAALALGLVLGLLGALAKTSPFATLRWIGGTYSTIVRGIPELLWVLLIYFGTIGLVRGIGEIFGIENLALSPFVAGTIALGLCFGAYATEVFRGALLAIPKGHREAGLALGLGKRRIFMRLILPQMWRLALPGLGNLFMILMKDTALVSVIGLEEIMRSSQIAVTASKEPFTFFVVAAFIYLGLTVIAMTGMYFLEKRAGRGFVRSAA
- a CDS encoding GlsB/YeaQ/YmgE family stress response membrane protein, whose product is MGIIGTIIIGLIVGLIARFLKPGNDSMGWIMTILLGIGGSLLATYGGQALGLYEAGEGAGFIGAVVGAIILLVIYGMVTSRKH
- a CDS encoding ABC transporter ATP-binding protein — protein: MAEAIPALEIRNLHKRYGDLEVLKGISLTARDGDVISILGSSGSGKSTFLRCINLLENPNEGEILVAGEQLHLKRAKDGDLVAADAKQINRMRSKLGFVFQNFNLWPHMSVLDNIIEAPRRVLGQSKAEATEVAEALLAKVGIADKRHVYPNQLSGGQQQRAAIARTLAMQPQVILFDEPTSALDPEMVQEVLAVIRSLAEEGRTMLLVTHEMNFAKQVSSEVVFLHQGLVEEQGTPEQVFDNPQSARCKQFMSSHR
- a CDS encoding 5-(carboxyamino)imidazole ribonucleotide synthase; translation: MKIGVIGGGQLGRMLALAGTPLGMNFAFLDPAPDACAAALGEHLRADYGDQDHLRQLADEVDLVTFEFESVPAETVAFLSQFVPVYPSADALRIARDRWFEKSMFKDLGIPTPAFADIQSQADLDAAAASIGLPAVLKTRTLGYDGKGQKVLRKQSDVSSAFAELGSVPCILEGFVPFSGEVSLIAVRARDGETCFYPLVHNTHEDGILRLSVASSNHPLQSLAEDYVGRVLTELDYVGVLAFEFFEVDGGLKANEIAPRVHNSGHWTIEGAECSQFENHLRAVAGLPLGSTAKLGESAMLNFIGEVPPVAKVIAVEDCHLHHYGKAFKVGRKVGHATLRCPDRATLDRQITAVESLIDRD